The genomic segment GCCTTAACCACCTTAGTCTCCATGCTTATTGGATCACGCTTAAGCAGACTGGATAATGTCGGTAATGATCCAAGTAAATCCTTGGAATTACTTTGCATCAGCATTCTCCTAAAACCACGGAATATAAACCTCTCTCAGTACGTGTATTACCCCCTTCCCTCACTCCTTAGAGATGAGGAATCATACTGAGGAGTCTTCTTTAATGGCTCACTTAAGTGTGGGAACAAGGGGAAGTACCTAAATTAAACCCAACAACCATTAATAACGAGGCTTCAAGTACATCACTGTAAGTTTATATTTTCAAGGAGGGATGGGGAACGTGTGGTTAAGTACCATGGTGGATTAGCTAAGCAGGGTGAATTAGACTTCAGCTCCAACATTAACCCCCTAGCACCCCCGGGCTTCGTCATTAAGTTGATTAAGGGGTGTGAGTACTCAATGTACCCGGACTACACCTACGCCAACTTAAGGAGGACTGTGGCTGCTTTTAATGGGGTAAGTGATGAAGAGGTTACTCCAGTTAACGGAGCCTCTGAGGGCCTTTACGCATCACTAATGGTTGCTAGGTTACTTGGGATGAGGAGGTGCCTGATTGTTTCACCAAATTACGGTGACCTTGAGTTTGAGGAGTATTGCAGGTTGATTGGGCTTAGGGTTAATCACCACTTAATGCCTCACAGCGACTCATCATACATGCTTGGTGATGTTAAGGCAGAGGGAAGTGATGTTGTCCTCCTCAGTAACCCAAGTAACCCAACGGGTATCCTGCATAGTAGGGGGGAGTTAATTGACGTGATTAATAATGCAGGCCTGGTGATTGTTGATGAAGCCTACATTAACTTATCCGTAAACCCATCAATGAGCCTAATGGGTAGTGGGTACGGTAACCTAATTGTGGTTAGGTCCTTAACTAAGGAGATTGGGTTACCTGGATTAAGGATAGGCTACGTCTATACGCCTAATGCCCAAGTAATGAGGTTAATGCGGACGGTACTGCCTTCATGGAACGTCAATAGTTGCGCAGATGAAGTGGCTAGGGGGGTTTACGGTAGGTATAGTAGTGAGTACGTCTCGTTTCTTGAGGAATCTAGGAGGGAGGTGGCTAGGTTGAGGGATTACTTGGTTAATGGTCTTATTGAATTAGGGTTTAGGGTTTATGAATCAGCAGTCAACTTCATACTGGTTGAGGCACCTATTGAGGCTAATAGGCTTTACGAGGCCTTACTTAATAAAGGCATAGTGGTGAGGGTGCCTAAGGGCTTTGTGGGACTTGGGGGTAAACACGTTAGAATAGCAGTGAGGGGGATTAATGATGAGGAGAGGCTTATTGAGGAGATTAAGAGAATTCTCAATGGGGTTTAGGGGGTTAATCTCCTTCCTAACAATAATACCTGCAGGGGGTAAGTTTGAGTACGCACCCAGGTACTTCTACCTAGTCCCCTTAATTGGCTTAATTGAAGGGCTCATAGCGGCGTCACCACTACTCATCAGTAAGCCCATTGGGGCTGCCTTATCCACTGCATTAACCTACTTAATTAACGGGTTCCAGCACATGGATGGATTCCTAGACTTCGGTGAGGCATTACTAACAGGTAGGAGGGGTGAGGAGGCTGTGAGGGTTCTTAAGGATCCTCATAGGGGGTCCTTCGCATTAACCCTAGGCCTAATTGATGTCCTGCTCGTCTACTCATCATTACTATCAATGGGTAAGGAGACGTTAATTACTCTACCCATTACTGAAGCTGCGGCAGCCTACGTAATGTTCACCACAGCCTACTTAGGTAAGCCAAGTGAGGGTGGGTTGGGGCGATTATTCATAATTGAGGCTAAGGGGAATGTTAAATTAACCTCATCCACTCTACTGTATGCAGCCATTATAGTGGCGGTACCGTTGCTTTACCATTGGGGTGCATTAATCATCCTCATCACTATTACCGTTAACGCACTGATAAGTGAACTAGTAGCCCTTCTTACAGTTAAGCTAAGTCACTCTAGGTTAGGGTTTGTTAATGGTGATGTGTTAGGCTTCTCCTTTGAGTTAAGTAAGGTTACTTTACTCACAATTTACTCCGCACTGGGTTACCTACTTACTGTGCATTAACCCTCCTAACAAGTCTCCTAAGCCCCCTGGGAGTCACTAGTATTATGCAGTTGTTTAACCAAACGTAGTACCTGCATGACTTAACCGGTATAATCAACACCCTCCCAGTCTCAGTGAGGAGCCTAATGGTGCCTTCAGTTTGCCCAATCACTAAACCCCTTAACCCATTCATGTTACTGTTCCTGCAGTCAACCAACTCAACCCTAAGGGGCATGTTAACTTAAGCCACTTACCCTTTAATATGCGTTAACTTACCTCAAGGAATGTACCCCGCCCGGAGGGGCTGGGATCATGGGTGGGGTTAAATCCCCATCTCACCCTTACCCACACCTACGGGGCATTTTAAATTAATAAACTTAACCTTATAAAGATTCCCAGTAATGGCATCCATAATGAGTCAGCCTCGATACGTGGATACGTGGTTTAAGTAAGCTAAGACCTTAGGTAAAGGTTATAAAGGTGAACCTATATTGGGTTAGTAATGTCTAAGAAGCCTGAGGGCAAGGTTGAGGCTAAGCCAACTGCTAAGGCAACTGAAGCCGCCGCGGCAGCTGCGCCTGCGGCTGCTGGTGCGGAGGAGGAGAGTAGTGCTGAGGCTGGTAGGAGAGGCTGGATAATGCCTACTCCAATCCCCCAGGAGGAGTGGAAGAACTTTAAGTACAGGGGGTTTACCTTCGATGAATTAATGAAGATGCCTATGAATGAGTTCATTAAGCTCCTCCCAGCCAGGCAGAGGCGAACCCTTAAGAGGGGGTTGAGGCCATGTCACAGGCAGTTGCTTGAGAAGATTAGGAAGGCTAAGGCCTTCGCGGCTAAGGGTAAGAGTATACCAGTTAGGACTCATTGCAGGGACATGATTATACTGCCTGAGATGGTTGGTTTAACCATATTTGTTTACAATGGTATAACCTACATTCCAGTACCAATATCACCATGGCATATTGGGCATTACCTAGGTGAATTCGCAATAACCACTAAGATAGTGCAGCATGGTGAACCAGGTTTGAAGGCAACTAAGTCAACACTACACATAGCTGCTAAGTGAGGTGAGTGCCCATGGCTCAATCCAGTAGACTCGTGGTTGAACTTCAGGAGAGACCGAGACCAGGGGAGGTTATTATGCTGCCCAATGGTGAACGGGTTAGGGTTAGGCACATTGGGGTGCCGTGGCTTCTCCCGCCCAAGGCGGTTTGTAATGATGATAAGTGTCCATGGCATGGTCACGTTAAGGTGAGGGGAACAATACTTGAGGGTAGGGTTGTGAGTGTTTACATGGGGCAGGTGGTTATTCAGCATGAGTGGCTGCATTACTCACCCAAGTATAAGAGGTATATTAGGAAGAGGAGGAATATTCATGCTCACCTACCGTCATGCATTAAGGTTAACGTTGGCGACTACGTTGTAATAGGGGAGACTAGGCCACTGGCTAAGTTCATATCCTTCGTTGTACTTGGTAAGAGACCTGATGACGTAACCTCAGTTAACCCAGAGGTTAAGGAGATCCAGCAGCAGTAATGTTAAACCTTAATTCAACCGGCTAATCTCCTCAACTCCTCGGTGTAATCAGGTAGAGGCTTCATACCCTCGCCGCTAACCCCCTTAGCCAACTCCCTAATTGCCTTATTTAACCCAGGTATGACTAAGTCTGGTTCAAGCTCAAGTAAAGGTAGGGTTAGGAAGGGCCTACTACCTATCTCCGGGTCAGGTAAGGTTAATTCATTACTCTTAATTATTAAATTACCGTAAAGTATTAGGTCTAGGTCAATGACCCTTGGGGCATACTTATCACTCACCCTAACCCTACCCATCTCACTCTCAATCCCCCTTAACGCGCTCTTAACCGATACTGGGCTTAGGGCTGTTTCAGCCTCTAATACGCAATTGTAATAGGGGGGTTGGTTATCTGGTATTGGTTTAGTTAAGTAAACCGTGGATACCCTTAATGGACCGAGAATCCTCCTAACCCTAATAACAGCTTCCCTAACATTGTACTCGGGATTAATGTTTGAGCCAACGGCTATGAATACCTTAGCCAATTTACTCATCCTCCTCCTAAAAACCTCCACTGCAGCCGCCTCGGCACCGGTTAATGCACCCGGTTTCTCAACCCTAACCTTAACCATCCTAACCCTATGATCCTGCAGGCAAACCTTAGCCAACCTATCAGCAAGGGTTTCAATTAATTTAAAATCACTACTACTAACGTATGAGATTAACTCATCCTTAAGAACCTTATAATCAACCGTGCATTCAATGGAATCCTTAGCAGCCCCCTCACTTAAGTCAGCCCAAGCCTCAACATTAATAACCACAGGCTGGGGCCTTGCCCTCTCACTGGGCTTCACCCCAATGATTGTATTAACCTTAAGCCCCCTAATCTCTATCTTGAATAAACCCATGCTCATTCATAAACCACCCTGGGCTTAAGATGCTCCCCACCGTCAACATATATTACTTGACCAGTTACGTAACTACTCTTAAGCAGAAACACTACGGCGTGGGCGACATCATCAGGTGATCCACGTCTCCTTAAGGGGACTTGATTAACCATAGCCTCTATGCGTTCAGTATTCTCATCCTTAGCTGGAAGTATAATGCCGGGGGCGACGGCGTTAACGGTTATCCTTGGGGCTAATTTAAGGGCCAGGGATCTTGTTACTGCATTAAGCATGATCTTGCTTAGGTAGTAGGCGTACCTCTCGAAATTATACCCATCCACTATTGAGTCCAGTACATTAACTACCTTACCTTCATTAACCATACTAGCGAACCTCAGGGTAAGCATTAATGGTGCCCAGGCATTCACCTGCATGATCCGATTTAAGTCACTAATGCTTAAGTCGCTTAACCCTATCTTAGGGAATACTGAGGCATTATTAATTAGGAAGTTAACCTCACCGGCCTGCTTAAAGGATTCATTAATTAATTCATTAACCTCACTGGGCTTGGATAAATCCGCTTTAATAATCCATGATTCAACCCCTAAACCATTAATCTCCTCCTTAACCTTAAGGGCCTCCTCCATGGATGAATTATAGTGAACCACCACATTAACCCCCTCCCTAGCCAGGTAATTACAAATCACCCTACCTATTCTACTTGAGCCACCAGTCACTAGGGCTGTCTTACCTTTAATTGAATCCACCATAACCAAGCCTACTAGGTGTACTCATATTTATTCCGCTACTAGTAATGCAGTAACTAGATGCTGCTTCACAATGAGTTAATTCATCATTCAAATATACCCCTTGACAATGCATTGAATAATGGGAATAGAAGGGAAATGTAATGAGGCATTTAGCTATTGTGAGAAAGGTTTTTAATCCCTAACATTACATGAAGCATATGGATTGGGAGTTGGTTAAGCTTAGGTTATCCATGGCTGGTGTAGCAGTAGTCATAATAGGACTTGGATTAGCAATAGCCCTGGGAGTATTGGCATCAGTCACCAGGTCTTTTGCAGCCACAGTATATACAATAACCGGTATACTGATATTCATAATGTTCATAAATATCATACAGTGGCTCTTCGGCCCATACATTATAAACGCCATGTACCATG from the Caldivirga maquilingensis IC-167 genome contains:
- a CDS encoding pyridoxal phosphate-dependent aminotransferase — protein: MVKYHGGLAKQGELDFSSNINPLAPPGFVIKLIKGCEYSMYPDYTYANLRRTVAAFNGVSDEEVTPVNGASEGLYASLMVARLLGMRRCLIVSPNYGDLEFEEYCRLIGLRVNHHLMPHSDSSYMLGDVKAEGSDVVLLSNPSNPTGILHSRGELIDVINNAGLVIVDEAYINLSVNPSMSLMGSGYGNLIVVRSLTKEIGLPGLRIGYVYTPNAQVMRLMRTVLPSWNVNSCADEVARGVYGRYSSEYVSFLEESRREVARLRDYLVNGLIELGFRVYESAVNFILVEAPIEANRLYEALLNKGIVVRVPKGFVGLGGKHVRIAVRGINDEERLIEEIKRILNGV
- a CDS encoding adenosylcobinamide-GDP ribazoletransferase — protein: MMRRGLLRRLREFSMGFRGLISFLTIIPAGGKFEYAPRYFYLVPLIGLIEGLIAASPLLISKPIGAALSTALTYLINGFQHMDGFLDFGEALLTGRRGEEAVRVLKDPHRGSFALTLGLIDVLLVYSSLLSMGKETLITLPITEAAAAYVMFTTAYLGKPSEGGLGRLFIIEAKGNVKLTSSTLLYAAIIVAVPLLYHWGALIILITITVNALISELVALLTVKLSHSRLGFVNGDVLGFSFELSKVTLLTIYSALGYLLTVH
- a CDS encoding ribonuclease P protein subunit, whose product is MPLRVELVDCRNSNMNGLRGLVIGQTEGTIRLLTETGRVLIIPVKSCRYYVWLNNCIILVTPRGLRRLVRRVNAQ
- a CDS encoding 30S ribosomal protein S19; protein product: MPTPIPQEEWKNFKYRGFTFDELMKMPMNEFIKLLPARQRRTLKRGLRPCHRQLLEKIRKAKAFAAKGKSIPVRTHCRDMIILPEMVGLTIFVYNGITYIPVPISPWHIGHYLGEFAITTKIVQHGEPGLKATKSTLHIAAK
- a CDS encoding 30S ribosomal protein S17, translated to MAQSSRLVVELQERPRPGEVIMLPNGERVRVRHIGVPWLLPPKAVCNDDKCPWHGHVKVRGTILEGRVVSVYMGQVVIQHEWLHYSPKYKRYIRKRRNIHAHLPSCIKVNVGDYVVIGETRPLAKFISFVVLGKRPDDVTSVNPEVKEIQQQ
- the folK gene encoding 2-amino-4-hydroxy-6-hydroxymethyldihydropteridine diphosphokinase codes for the protein MSMGLFKIEIRGLKVNTIIGVKPSERARPQPVVINVEAWADLSEGAAKDSIECTVDYKVLKDELISYVSSSDFKLIETLADRLAKVCLQDHRVRMVKVRVEKPGALTGAEAAAVEVFRRRMSKLAKVFIAVGSNINPEYNVREAVIRVRRILGPLRVSTVYLTKPIPDNQPPYYNCVLEAETALSPVSVKSALRGIESEMGRVRVSDKYAPRVIDLDLILYGNLIIKSNELTLPDPEIGSRPFLTLPLLELEPDLVIPGLNKAIRELAKGVSGEGMKPLPDYTEELRRLAG
- a CDS encoding SDR family oxidoreductase, with translation MVDSIKGKTALVTGGSSRIGRVICNYLAREGVNVVVHYNSSMEEALKVKEEINGLGVESWIIKADLSKPSEVNELINESFKQAGEVNFLINNASVFPKIGLSDLSISDLNRIMQVNAWAPLMLTLRFASMVNEGKVVNVLDSIVDGYNFERYAYYLSKIMLNAVTRSLALKLAPRITVNAVAPGIILPAKDENTERIEAMVNQVPLRRRGSPDDVAHAVVFLLKSSYVTGQVIYVDGGEHLKPRVVYE